The sequence AGCCAACTGCGTCATTCAGCGATGCGCCAGATTTAACGCACCGCGCCATGAGCGTCAAGTCAACCCGTGGACAAATCGCGAAAGGCCGGACAGAAAAACAAAACCGCCGCCCCGGTATGGAAACCGGGACGGCGGAAGAGTTCAGCGGGACGCCGCGTCAGGCGGCCGGGCGCGCACTAGGCGGCGCCGGTCGTCTGGGTGCCCTCGGGGCGGGAGGGCGGAGGCGTCAGGGGGCCGTCGCCGTGCGTGGCGGCGAGGGCGGCCTCCATCTCGTTGACCTCGTCGATGGGGTTGGCCACCTCGATGTCGAGGTGCTTGTAGTTCGGCAGGCCCGTGCCGGCGGGGATGAGCCGGCCCATGATGACGTTCTCCTTGAGGCCGCGCAGGTAGTCCACCTTGCCGTTGATGGCGGCCTCGGTGAGCACCTTGGTGGTCTCCTGGAAGGACGACGCCGAGATGAACGACTCGGTGGAGAGCGAGGCCTTGGTGATGCCGAGCAGCAGCGGCTCGCCCACGGCGGGACGCTTGCCCTCGGACATGACCTTCTCGTTCTCCTCCTCGAACACCCACTTCTCGACCTGCTCGTCGACGAGGAAGTTGGTGTCGCCCACATCGGTGACGCGCACGCGGCGCAGCATCTGCCGCACGATGGTCTCGATGTGCTTGTCGTTGATCTTCACGCCCTGGAGTCGGTAGACCTCCTGCACTTCATCCACCAGGTAGCGGGCCAGCTCCTTCTCGCCGAGCACCTTGAGGATGTCGTGCGGGTTGGCCGCGCCGTCCATCATCGCCTCGCCGGCCTTCACGCGGTCGCCGGAGTGGACGCTGATGTTCTTGCCCTTGGAGATGAGGTACTCCTTGGCCAGGTCGGTGCGCTGCTCGCCATTCACCTCGGGGGTGATGATGAGCTTGCGCTTGCCCTTGGTGTCCTTGCCGAACGACACCACGCCGTCGATTTCGGCAATCGCCGCCGCGTCCTTCGGCTTGCGCGCCTCGAAGAGCTCGGCCACGCGGGGCAGACCGCCCGTGATGTCCTTGGTCTTCGTCGTCTCGCGCGGCACCTTGGCGATGACCTCGCCCGGGTGGATTTCATCGCTGTCGTTGACGGTGATGATGGAGCCCTGCGGCAGGAAGTAGCTCGCCGGGTTGCGGGAGCTGGGCAGGTCCTTCACGTTGCCGTTGGCGTCGCGGATGGTGACGCGCGGGCGCGCCTCCGGGTCCTTGGACTCGATGATGGTCTTCCGGGACAGGCCGGTGACCTCGTCGAGCGTCTCGGACATCGTCACGCCTTCGATGATGTCCTCGTACCGGACGACACCACCGACCTCGGTGAGCAGCGGAATGGCGAACGGGTCCCACTCGGCCAGGAGCGTGCCCGCCTCGATGCGCTGGGTCTCCTTCACGAGGATGCGGGCGCCGTAGATGACCTGGTAGCGCTCGCGCTCGCGGCCCGAGTCGTCCACCACGACGAGCTCGCCGTTGCGGTTCATGGCCACCAGCGTGCCGTCCATCTTCTGCACGGTGATGAGGCCCGCGAACTTCACGGTACCCGCGTAGCGGTTCTCCAGGCTGGACTGCTCCGCGCGCCGCGTCGCCGCACCACCGATGTGGAAGGTGCGCATCGTGAGCTGGGTACCCGGCTCGCCGATGGACTGCGCCGCGATGACGCCGACCGCCTCACCCACGGACACCTTGCGGCCGCGGGCCAGGTCACGGCCGTAGCACTCCACGCAGATGCCGCGCTTGGCCTGGCACGTGAGCACCGAGCGGATCTTCACCTTGTCCAGGCCGCTGTTCTCGATGCGGCGGACGCGGTCCTCGTCGATCTCCTCGTTGGCGCGCACCAGCACCTCGCCCGTGACGGGGTCGAGGATGTCATCCAGGGCCACGCGGCCCAGGATGCGCTCGCCGAGCGGCTCGATGATTTCGCCGCCCTCCACCAGGGCGCCGATGAAGAGGCCGTCCATGGTGCCGCAGTCGTACTCGTTGATGATGGCGTCCTGCGCCACGTCCACGAGACGGCGGGTGAGGTAACCGGAGTTGGCCGTCTTGAGCGCCGTGTCCGCGAGGCCCTTACGAGCGCCGTGCGTGGAGATGAAGTACTGGAGCACGGAGAGGCCTTCACGGAAGTTGGCCGTGATGGGCGTCTCGATGATTTCGCCGGACGGCTTCGCCATCAGGCCGCGCATACCCGCCAGCTGGCGGATCTGCTGGGCGCTACCACGCGCACCCGAGTCGGCCATGATGTAGATGGGGTTGAACGACGGCTGCTTGCGCGTCTCCTTCTTGCCGTCCTTCTCGCCCGTCGTCTCCTCGCCGGAGATCTGCTGCATCATCTCCTGGGCGACCTTCTCCGTCACCTCGGCCCAGATATCGATGACCTTGTTGTAGCGCTCACCGTCGGTGATGAGGCCCTCGAGGTACTGGTTCTCGATCTCCGACACTTCCTTGCGCGCGTAGTCCAGGAACTCCTGCTTCTTCGCAGGGATGATCATGTCCTTGAGCGCGATGGAGATGCCGGCGCGGGTGGCGTTGTAGTAGCCGAGGCTGCGGACGCGGTCGGCCAGCAGCACCGTCTCCTTCTCGCCGGTGAGGCGGTAGCAGAGGTCGATGAGGCCGCCGAGCGACTTCTTGTCCAGCACCTTGTTGATGGCGTCGAAGCCCACGCGGCGCGGAACGACTTCCCACAGCAGCACGCGGCCGACCGTGGTCTCCTTCCGCTTGCCGTCGATGCGGCAGACGATCTTCGCCTGCAGGTGCACCTCGCCGTGGTCGTACGCGGCGCGCACCTCGTCCGGGGACGAGAAGATGCGGCCCTCGCCGTTGGCGAACTCACGGGCGCGGGTCATGTAGTAGATGCCGAGCACCATGTCCTGCGTCGGGACGATGATGGGCTTGCCGTTCGCGGGGCTGAGGATGTTGTTGGTGGACATCATCAGCACGCGGGCCTCCATCTGAGCCTCGATGGAGAGCGGCACGTGCACGGCCATCTGGTCGCCGTCGAAGTCCGCGTTGAAGGCGGCGCACACCAGCGGGTGGAGCTGGATGGCCTTGCCCTCAATCAGGACGGGCTCGAAGGCCTGCATGCCCAGGCGGTGCAGCGTGGGCGCGCGGTTGAGGAGCACCGGGTGCTCGCGGATGACGTCCTCGAGGATGTCCCAGACCTCGGGACGCTCCTTCTCCACCATCTTCTTCGCGGACTTGATGGTGGTGACGTAGCCCTTCTCTTCGAGCTTGTTGTAGATGAACGGCTTGAACAGCTCGAGGGCCATGATCTTCGGCAGGCCGCACTGGTGCAGGCGCAGCTCGGGGCCCACCACGATGACGGAGCGGCCCGAGTAGTCCACGCGCTTGCCGAGCAGGTTCTGGCGGAACCGGCCCTGCTTGCCCTTGAGCATGTCCGACAGCGACTTCAGCGGCCGCTTGTTGGGGCCGGTGATGGTCTTCCCGCGGCGGCCGTTGTCGAACAGCGCGTCCACGGCCTCCTGGAGCATCCGCTTCTCGTTGCGGATGATGATGTCCGGCGCGTTCAGCTCCTGGAGCCGCTTGAGGCGGTTGTTCCGGTTGATGACGCGGCGGTACAGGTCGTTCAGGTCGGACGTGGCGAAGCGGCCGCCGTCGAGGGGAACCAGCGGGCGCAGGTCCGGCGGAATCACCGGAATCACGTCCAGCATCATCCACTCGGGCTTGTTGCCGGAGATGCGGAAGGCCTCGGCCACCTTCAGGCGCTTGGCGTACTTCTTCCGCTTGGCCTCGCTGGAGGTCTCCCGCATGTCCTTGCGGAGCTCCTCGGAGAGCTTCTCCACGTCCAGCGCCTTGAGCATCTCGCGGACGGCCTCGCCGCCCATGCCCGCGGTGAACGAGTCCTCACCGTGCTCCTGGAAGAGCCGGTGCATCTTCTCCTCGCTGATGAGCTCGCCGCGCTGCAGCGGCGTCGCCTTCGGGTCGAGGACGATGTAGCTCTCGCAGTAGAGGACCTTCTCCAGCTCCTTCAGGGTGATGTCGAGCAGGTTGCCGATGCGGCTCGGCAGCGACTTGAGGAACCAGATGTGGGCCACCGGCGTGGCCAGGGTGATGTGGCCCAGGCGCTCACGGCGCACCTTGGACTGGATGACCTCGACGCCGCACTTCTCGCACACCACGCCACGGTGCTTCATGCGCTTGTACTTGCCGCAGTTGCACTCGTAGTCCTTCACCGGCCCGAAGATGCGGGCGCAGAAGAGGCCGTCACGCTCGGGCTTGAACGTGCGGTAGTTGATCGTCTCGGGCTTCTTCACCTCGCCATGGGACCACTGGCGGATCTTGTCGGGCGACGCCAGTGCGATGCGGATGGCGTTGAACGACAGCGGGTCCTTGGGCTTCTCGAAGAAGTTGAAAATGTCCTTCACGTTGCCTCCGAAATCTCGTTGGGCGGCCCCCACCGGGGCTGCCAGCTGATTCGGGCCCCCGCCCCGAACCCGGCCGCGCCCTCCCCTTTCAGGAGAGGCGGGCGGCCGGTCAGGCGGGCGCTCCG comes from Pyxidicoccus parkwaysis and encodes:
- the rpoC gene encoding DNA-directed RNA polymerase subunit beta', encoding MKDIFNFFEKPKDPLSFNAIRIALASPDKIRQWSHGEVKKPETINYRTFKPERDGLFCARIFGPVKDYECNCGKYKRMKHRGVVCEKCGVEVIQSKVRRERLGHITLATPVAHIWFLKSLPSRIGNLLDITLKELEKVLYCESYIVLDPKATPLQRGELISEEKMHRLFQEHGEDSFTAGMGGEAVREMLKALDVEKLSEELRKDMRETSSEAKRKKYAKRLKVAEAFRISGNKPEWMMLDVIPVIPPDLRPLVPLDGGRFATSDLNDLYRRVINRNNRLKRLQELNAPDIIIRNEKRMLQEAVDALFDNGRRGKTITGPNKRPLKSLSDMLKGKQGRFRQNLLGKRVDYSGRSVIVVGPELRLHQCGLPKIMALELFKPFIYNKLEEKGYVTTIKSAKKMVEKERPEVWDILEDVIREHPVLLNRAPTLHRLGMQAFEPVLIEGKAIQLHPLVCAAFNADFDGDQMAVHVPLSIEAQMEARVLMMSTNNILSPANGKPIIVPTQDMVLGIYYMTRAREFANGEGRIFSSPDEVRAAYDHGEVHLQAKIVCRIDGKRKETTVGRVLLWEVVPRRVGFDAINKVLDKKSLGGLIDLCYRLTGEKETVLLADRVRSLGYYNATRAGISIALKDMIIPAKKQEFLDYARKEVSEIENQYLEGLITDGERYNKVIDIWAEVTEKVAQEMMQQISGEETTGEKDGKKETRKQPSFNPIYIMADSGARGSAQQIRQLAGMRGLMAKPSGEIIETPITANFREGLSVLQYFISTHGARKGLADTALKTANSGYLTRRLVDVAQDAIINEYDCGTMDGLFIGALVEGGEIIEPLGERILGRVALDDILDPVTGEVLVRANEEIDEDRVRRIENSGLDKVKIRSVLTCQAKRGICVECYGRDLARGRKVSVGEAVGVIAAQSIGEPGTQLTMRTFHIGGAATRRAEQSSLENRYAGTVKFAGLITVQKMDGTLVAMNRNGELVVVDDSGRERERYQVIYGARILVKETQRIEAGTLLAEWDPFAIPLLTEVGGVVRYEDIIEGVTMSETLDEVTGLSRKTIIESKDPEARPRVTIRDANGNVKDLPSSRNPASYFLPQGSIITVNDSDEIHPGEVIAKVPRETTKTKDITGGLPRVAELFEARKPKDAAAIAEIDGVVSFGKDTKGKRKLIITPEVNGEQRTDLAKEYLISKGKNISVHSGDRVKAGEAMMDGAANPHDILKVLGEKELARYLVDEVQEVYRLQGVKINDKHIETIVRQMLRRVRVTDVGDTNFLVDEQVEKWVFEEENEKVMSEGKRPAVGEPLLLGITKASLSTESFISASSFQETTKVLTEAAINGKVDYLRGLKENVIMGRLIPAGTGLPNYKHLDIEVANPIDEVNEMEAALAATHGDGPLTPPPSRPEGTQTTGAA